The sequence TTCAGGCTAACGCCACTATACAAGGTCACACACCTTACACTTTTTTAGATTGGCTACTTGAATACAGCTCTGAAGGAACGGCTGGCTAAGGCCACTATACAAGGTCACACACCTTACACTTTTTTAAAACTTGATCGCGGATCTGACTTTAGAAATGAATAGATCAATTGAATTTTGGTTCTTGGAAAAATCCAGCAGCAGCCCATTTACTTTAGATCGGATCTCTTTCGGATCAGTCAGTTCTCCATTCATTAAGTTTTTCAGTAGTGCACCCACTTTATTCATATCTGCTTTTAGGCTACGGATCTCCTGGATTGTTTTTACATCCGTCACGCTTTTAGGCTGGTAGCCCAAACCAAGATCACGCAAATATTGAGAAGCTGATAAATTTCCCTGAGCAGCATTTTCTTCAATTTGCTTTTTCT is a genomic window of Acinetobacter sp. ANC 7912 containing:
- a CDS encoding plasmid mobilization protein, coding for MTEQKKPKRIRQKVIQVVVTEAEKKQIEENAAQGNLSASQYLRDLGLGYQPKSVTDVKTIQEIRSLKADMNKVGALLKNLMNGELTDPKEIRSKVNGLLLDFSKNQNSIDLFISKVRSAIKF